In the genome of Taurinivorans muris, one region contains:
- a CDS encoding FadR/GntR family transcriptional regulator, with protein sequence MSEMQYAKLSTNSLLNQLKQFLTANNFQVGDKLPAERALAEEFKVSRSSIRKALKTLVDKGIIESRQGGGNYLKIPDVDPIASEILDAVNRESSLFEQVTEYRYYLEPIIARLAAQKRTEKQLNQLKLIVFEQQRRKSLELPFDGKLDANFHLQLANCTGNFLFIETMKRLNRIYSEGRSDEVRDDEWKEFSIKTHLQIIDAIENRDSDLCENLLREHILTVKDKHIFANKKE encoded by the coding sequence ATGAGTGAAATGCAATATGCCAAACTATCGACAAATAGTTTACTCAATCAATTAAAACAGTTTTTGACCGCCAATAATTTCCAGGTCGGCGATAAGCTTCCTGCTGAACGTGCGTTGGCGGAAGAGTTTAAAGTGAGCCGTTCAAGCATTCGAAAAGCTTTAAAAACGTTGGTGGATAAAGGAATAATCGAAAGCAGGCAAGGGGGGGGCAATTATTTGAAAATTCCCGATGTCGACCCTATCGCCAGTGAAATTTTGGATGCTGTCAATCGTGAAAGTTCGTTGTTTGAGCAGGTGACCGAATACAGGTATTATCTGGAGCCGATAATCGCGCGGTTAGCGGCGCAAAAAAGAACGGAAAAGCAACTTAATCAGTTGAAATTAATTGTTTTTGAACAGCAAAGGCGTAAAAGTTTGGAACTTCCTTTTGACGGCAAGCTGGATGCGAATTTCCATTTGCAGCTGGCGAACTGTACCGGAAATTTTTTGTTTATCGAAACGATGAAAAGGCTCAATAGGATTTATTCCGAAGGCAGAAGCGATGAAGTGAGAGATGATGAATGGAAGGAATTTTCCATTAAGACGCATTTGCAAATCATTGATGCGATTGAAAATCGGGATTCCGATCTTTGTGAGAATTTATTGCGGGAACATATTCTGACTGTGAAGGATAAGCACATTTTTGCAAATAAGAAAGAGTGA
- a CDS encoding sulfite exporter TauE/SafE family protein, giving the protein MLVPVVIYACLGAVAGILAGLLGVGGGIVIVPMLSVTFAMQNLPHELIMHLALGTSMASIIFTSFSSAMAHNGRQSVLWNLVKIITPSIILGTFFGSFIASKIPTRYLQLFFALFLLVVAFQMFFGKNPKANRQLPDSLGISLFGAVIGIISSLVGIGGGTVSVPFMVFHNVELRKAIGTSSAIGIPIAVAGAAGYLINGLSNPDLPEYSLGYIYLPALFGLVLFSSLTSPVGAKLTHSLPVHRIKKYFAFLLLVVSIKMFLETI; this is encoded by the coding sequence ATGTTGGTACCTGTTGTCATATATGCCTGTTTGGGGGCTGTTGCCGGTATTTTGGCGGGCTTGTTGGGGGTCGGCGGCGGAATTGTCATTGTTCCCATGCTCAGTGTCACTTTTGCGATGCAAAATTTGCCTCATGAATTGATAATGCATTTGGCATTGGGCACCTCAATGGCGAGCATTATTTTTACTTCTTTTTCCAGCGCGATGGCGCATAATGGAAGACAGTCCGTCTTATGGAACCTTGTGAAAATAATAACACCAAGCATTATACTAGGAACGTTTTTCGGGTCTTTTATCGCTTCAAAAATTCCGACGCGGTATTTGCAACTTTTTTTTGCATTGTTTTTATTGGTTGTGGCTTTTCAAATGTTTTTCGGAAAAAATCCGAAAGCGAACAGGCAGCTGCCTGACTCCTTGGGAATAAGTCTGTTCGGAGCAGTCATAGGTATCATTTCCAGTTTGGTCGGTATCGGAGGCGGCACAGTATCCGTTCCTTTCATGGTTTTTCATAATGTCGAGCTGCGAAAGGCAATCGGAACATCTTCTGCAATAGGCATTCCTATTGCCGTTGCCGGAGCTGCGGGATATTTGATAAATGGTTTGTCAAATCCTGATTTGCCTGAATATTCTTTGGGATATATTTATTTGCCTGCTTTATTCGGGTTGGTTTTGTTCAGCTCCCTGACTTCACCCGTAGGCGCCAAACTGACCCATTCATTGCCGGTGCATAGGATTAAAAAGTATTTTGCGTTCTTACTCTTGGTTGTCAGTATAAAAATGTTTTTAGAAACAATTTAA
- a CDS encoding tripartite tricarboxylate transporter TctB family protein produces MKNTADIFCGVFFLLICAVAVWSVSSLPEASGVDYVGPGTLPKFAIAILALCSCYLILKGFMVKAPKKYLPEKKVFLKICMVLILFYLYLASVTWLGDYFLSMENPVFLYGGGFGISTALFLMIILPFLGRKNPVEVIAVSLVTTALLIVVFGMFFKVLLP; encoded by the coding sequence ATGAAAAACACAGCTGATATTTTTTGCGGGGTATTTTTTCTCCTGATTTGCGCAGTCGCTGTTTGGAGCGTTTCTTCCCTGCCTGAGGCTTCCGGGGTTGATTATGTCGGTCCTGGAACACTGCCTAAGTTTGCCATCGCCATATTGGCTCTTTGCAGTTGTTATCTTATTTTGAAAGGTTTCATGGTCAAAGCTCCCAAAAAATATTTACCGGAAAAGAAAGTATTTTTAAAAATTTGTATGGTTTTGATTTTATTTTATCTTTATTTGGCTTCCGTAACATGGCTCGGTGATTATTTTTTGAGTATGGAAAATCCCGTTTTTCTTTACGGCGGCGGTTTTGGAATAAGCACCGCACTGTTTCTTATGATTATTTTGCCTTTTTTGGGACGCAAAAATCCTGTTGAAGTCATTGCGGTTTCCCTTGTCACAACCGCATTGCTGATTGTTGTTTTCGGAATGTTTTTTAAAGTCTTGTTACCATAA
- a CDS encoding tripartite tricarboxylate transporter permease, whose translation MFAEVLEGILNAMSLSSLLANLMGVVLGIIFGALPGLTSAMGVALLIPLTFGMPSIDAFSALLGMYVGSIYGGCITAILVGTPGTVAAAATMLEGPALTAKGESRRGLDMATIASFIGGIFSSLVLVTIAPLLAKAAMSFGAPEYFAVAVFGLAIVSSLSSGEVIKGLIAMSLGLLFSCIGLDPITGDMRNTFDNPNLFNGLSLVPVLIGLFAVSQVLVTIEDVIAGKGIKEARVTQKGLTIKDITSNTVNFFRSSIIGTIIGIIPATGVSAASFLAYSEAKRNSKTPEQFGKGCLEGIAATESSNNAVCGGALIPLLTLGVPGDIVTAIMLGALMIQGLTPGPLLFVEHPVTVYGLFAAFVIANIFMLGTGLLTVRVAGKIIAIPGNLLMPVVLTLCVVGGYAVNNSTFDLLVVAIFGTLGYFMQKFDIPQPPLLLAMILSPIAETNFRRALSISQNDYSIFYTSPVTCIILFVSLLIVCNPIITKAVRHIKSKK comes from the coding sequence ATGTTTGCCGAAGTATTGGAAGGAATTTTAAATGCGATGTCTTTAAGCAGTTTGCTTGCGAATTTAATGGGTGTCGTGTTAGGGATTATTTTTGGAGCATTGCCCGGACTGACTTCCGCCATGGGAGTAGCCCTGCTTATTCCGTTAACTTTTGGAATGCCCTCTATTGACGCGTTTTCCGCTTTGCTCGGAATGTATGTCGGCTCTATCTACGGAGGGTGCATCACTGCGATTTTGGTAGGTACGCCCGGAACCGTCGCGGCGGCGGCAACCATGCTGGAAGGACCCGCACTAACGGCAAAAGGGGAATCAAGAAGAGGTCTCGATATGGCGACAATAGCTTCCTTTATAGGCGGTATATTCAGTTCCTTGGTTCTTGTCACTATCGCACCGTTGCTTGCGAAAGCGGCGATGTCTTTCGGCGCGCCTGAATATTTCGCCGTGGCGGTTTTCGGTCTTGCCATTGTGTCTTCCTTATCTTCCGGAGAGGTTATCAAAGGGCTTATCGCCATGTCTTTGGGCTTATTGTTTTCATGTATCGGGTTGGACCCTATCACCGGCGACATGCGCAATACCTTTGACAATCCCAATCTTTTCAACGGGCTTTCACTGGTACCAGTTTTAATCGGTTTATTTGCCGTATCGCAAGTTCTTGTCACCATTGAAGACGTGATTGCGGGAAAAGGAATAAAAGAAGCGCGGGTAACGCAAAAAGGCTTGACCATAAAAGACATAACAAGCAATACCGTGAATTTTTTCCGCTCCTCGATAATCGGAACAATTATCGGCATTATTCCGGCAACCGGGGTAAGCGCCGCGTCATTTCTGGCGTATTCCGAAGCCAAAAGAAATTCTAAAACGCCTGAACAATTCGGCAAGGGGTGTTTGGAAGGCATTGCCGCAACCGAATCTTCCAATAACGCGGTTTGCGGCGGGGCGTTAATTCCTTTATTAACGCTCGGTGTTCCCGGTGACATTGTCACGGCTATCATGCTTGGGGCATTGATGATACAGGGGTTGACTCCCGGACCGCTGCTTTTTGTTGAACATCCCGTTACGGTTTACGGTTTGTTCGCGGCTTTTGTCATCGCCAATATTTTTATGCTCGGCACCGGATTGCTGACCGTCCGCGTTGCGGGCAAAATCATCGCTATTCCGGGAAATTTGCTTATGCCCGTGGTGCTGACGCTTTGCGTCGTCGGCGGGTATGCGGTGAACAATTCAACCTTTGACCTTTTGGTTGTCGCAATTTTCGGTACCTTGGGATATTTCATGCAAAAATTCGATATTCCGCAGCCTCCGTTATTGCTTGCAATGATTTTATCACCGATAGCCGAAACCAATTTCAGAAGGGCATTGTCTATTTCCCAAAATGATTACAGCATATTTTACACCAGCCCGGTAACCTGCATTATTTTGTTTGTCAGTTTGTTGATTGTTTGCAATCCGATTATCACAAAGGCTGTCCGTCATATCAAATCCAAAAAATAG
- a CDS encoding M20/M25/M40 family metallo-hydrolase, protein MELRDKAKLLFAWFNDHYEEMLGKIELIVNMDSFSHDGKDVNVLGETVCSFFEGTDFITEKAAKKECPEDEPWQAELGNVFTARTHKKEDGAGIVFLAHMDTVFPKGTAGKRPFYFDKENDRAYGPGIVDMKSGLIMNIFVARALKELGLVSCPITLTFSPDEEIGSPSALPVLQDELKNALVSFCSEPGYVGNGVTIERKGSGHILLEITGKSSHAGRAYAEGASAILELAHKILAFDKYVDLSRDKTVNTGIIKGGTSANSVAPNAMARIHLTYKTLEEGERLVEAIKEEAAKTYVEGTRTSLSGGLRLPPLVPNAGAKKLYEFVKNAGEMIQYVPFVEASKGAAESGFCSSVLKIPSICSMGPEGGFLHNEKEYIIPSTIIPRCELIALASIQAADYFHK, encoded by the coding sequence ATGGAACTGCGAGATAAAGCGAAACTGCTCTTCGCATGGTTTAATGACCATTATGAGGAAATGCTGGGAAAAATCGAATTGATTGTCAATATGGATTCTTTTTCCCATGACGGAAAAGATGTGAATGTTCTCGGTGAAACGGTATGCTCATTTTTTGAAGGGACAGATTTTATCACGGAGAAAGCTGCGAAAAAGGAATGCCCGGAAGATGAGCCGTGGCAAGCGGAGTTGGGAAATGTTTTTACAGCAAGGACCCATAAGAAAGAAGATGGTGCAGGCATTGTTTTTCTGGCGCATATGGATACCGTATTTCCCAAGGGCACGGCAGGCAAGCGTCCGTTTTATTTCGATAAAGAAAATGACAGGGCCTACGGCCCCGGAATTGTGGATATGAAATCCGGTTTGATAATGAATATTTTTGTTGCCAGGGCATTGAAAGAATTAGGCTTGGTTTCTTGTCCGATCACATTGACGTTTTCGCCTGATGAAGAAATCGGTTCCCCCTCGGCTTTGCCGGTTTTGCAGGATGAACTGAAAAATGCATTGGTTTCTTTTTGTTCCGAGCCGGGATATGTAGGAAACGGGGTTACGATCGAACGAAAGGGATCCGGACATATTTTATTGGAAATTACGGGTAAATCTTCTCATGCGGGCAGAGCTTATGCGGAAGGGGCTTCCGCAATTTTGGAGCTGGCGCATAAAATTTTGGCATTTGACAAATATGTTGACTTATCAAGGGACAAAACCGTCAATACCGGAATCATAAAAGGCGGCACTTCTGCCAATTCTGTCGCTCCCAACGCAATGGCAAGGATACATCTTACGTACAAAACCTTGGAGGAAGGCGAGCGGCTTGTCGAAGCGATAAAAGAAGAAGCGGCAAAAACATATGTGGAAGGAACCCGCACTTCTCTTAGCGGCGGTTTGCGCTTGCCGCCTTTGGTTCCAAATGCGGGTGCGAAAAAATTATATGAATTTGTAAAAAACGCAGGGGAAATGATACAGTATGTCCCGTTTGTCGAAGCGTCAAAAGGTGCAGCCGAATCCGGGTTTTGCTCAAGTGTTTTAAAAATTCCCAGTATTTGCAGTATGGGACCTGAGGGAGGTTTTTTGCACAATGAAAAGGAATATATCATTCCGTCGACCATTATTCCGCGCTGTGAATTAATTGCGCTGGCAAGCATACAGGCAGCCGATTATTTCCATAAATAA
- a CDS encoding tripartite tricarboxylate transporter substrate binding protein: protein MKKMNKLLAVFLGISLLGFGAPDMAKAAYPNRPVTIIIPFGPGGAVDIAARILAEYFQNKHQITLNIVCKGGGAGAPAMLDVARARPDGYTFGFPALATFSATPQIRKTGYTIGDFKAVAQVTNMWLSLSVNKDSGIANLNEFFEMAKKEPGKYNYATHGALSTQRIFMTNILKAYPDVNLPHISYTSGHDVSTALLGKHVSAAFGVTINQKPYVDSGDFTMIAVSSDKRLEEFPDVPTFKEQLGDNDTFVFASSHGLLAPKRTPDSCIIAMQDLIKEALEDSSVQEKFKKAGLTADYLPAAEFQVVMETIWDYIGKTLKENNF, encoded by the coding sequence ATGAAAAAGATGAACAAATTGTTAGCCGTGTTCCTTGGGATAAGCTTATTGGGCTTTGGTGCGCCCGATATGGCCAAAGCCGCTTATCCTAACCGTCCCGTAACCATTATCATTCCTTTCGGACCAGGAGGGGCTGTTGATATCGCGGCGAGAATTTTAGCGGAATATTTTCAAAATAAACATCAAATCACTTTGAATATCGTATGCAAAGGTGGCGGGGCGGGAGCGCCTGCAATGCTTGATGTCGCAAGGGCAAGACCAGACGGGTACACATTCGGTTTTCCTGCCTTGGCGACATTTTCCGCAACGCCTCAAATCAGGAAAACCGGATACACTATCGGTGATTTCAAAGCGGTGGCGCAAGTGACAAATATGTGGCTCAGCCTTTCCGTCAATAAGGATTCCGGCATTGCGAATTTAAACGAATTTTTTGAAATGGCGAAAAAAGAACCCGGAAAGTACAATTATGCCACCCATGGCGCTCTTTCGACCCAACGTATTTTCATGACGAATATTTTAAAAGCGTACCCTGATGTTAATTTGCCCCATATCAGTTATACAAGCGGACACGACGTATCGACAGCCCTTCTCGGCAAGCATGTCAGCGCCGCTTTTGGCGTGACAATCAATCAGAAACCGTATGTCGATTCCGGTGACTTCACAATGATTGCGGTAAGCAGCGACAAAAGGCTTGAAGAATTTCCGGATGTTCCGACGTTTAAAGAACAGCTGGGGGATAACGACACGTTTGTTTTCGCTTCTTCCCATGGATTGCTCGCACCAAAAAGAACGCCTGATTCCTGTATTATTGCGATGCAGGATTTAATCAAAGAAGCATTGGAAGACAGCTCCGTACAGGAAAAATTCAAGAAAGCGGGGCTTACCGCGGATTATTTGCCTGCTGCCGAATTTCAAGTTGTCATGGAAACTATTTGGGATTATATCGGAAAAACGTTAAAAGAAAATAATTTTTAA
- a CDS encoding ABC transporter substrate-binding protein translates to MKNLKFFSFILACIVSVFFTFPVHARDLPGIKTAWLGEHEKFIVWYAQKHGWDEEHGFKLDVLNFDSGKSILDGMKAYGWEIAGMGAVPALTGYFNKEIKIIAIANNESNSNMLYVRNNSPLLRQKGYDPAYPDVYGSPELVRNAKILCAKGSSAHYLVDSWLKLFDLTEKDVKMQFMEMTPAFGAFKGGFGDIAGVWSPYVFEADKMGFQAIADGETCNVFQPVLIVVNVEYAEKNPQLVTAFLKMYMQGIELLRTKPLEDLAPEYQTFFKEELNLDITRDEALFDLRNHPVFTLDEQKVMFNDKNQTSVVYDWLNEIVEFYKANNGVMTETKEKLNALDPTWINQIQ, encoded by the coding sequence ATGAAAAATTTAAAATTTTTTTCATTTATACTGGCATGTATTGTTTCCGTATTTTTTACCTTTCCGGTCCATGCCCGGGATTTGCCCGGAATAAAAACAGCATGGCTTGGTGAGCATGAAAAATTCATTGTCTGGTATGCGCAAAAGCACGGGTGGGATGAAGAGCACGGTTTTAAACTGGACGTATTGAATTTTGATTCAGGCAAGAGCATTCTTGACGGAATGAAAGCCTATGGCTGGGAAATTGCCGGCATGGGCGCCGTTCCCGCATTGACCGGATATTTCAATAAGGAAATAAAAATTATTGCGATAGCGAATAATGAGTCAAATTCCAATATGCTCTATGTGCGAAACAACAGCCCTCTTTTGCGGCAAAAAGGATATGATCCAGCATATCCCGATGTTTACGGCTCCCCTGAACTTGTTCGTAATGCGAAAATACTGTGTGCTAAAGGTTCTTCTGCCCATTACTTGGTGGATTCATGGCTGAAACTGTTTGATTTGACGGAAAAAGACGTCAAAATGCAGTTTATGGAAATGACACCCGCTTTCGGAGCTTTTAAAGGCGGTTTCGGGGATATTGCCGGAGTATGGTCCCCATATGTTTTTGAAGCCGATAAAATGGGGTTCCAAGCGATAGCCGATGGCGAGACCTGCAATGTTTTTCAGCCGGTTCTCATTGTTGTGAATGTTGAATATGCTGAAAAAAATCCGCAGCTGGTGACGGCGTTTTTAAAAATGTATATGCAAGGCATAGAATTGCTGCGAACCAAGCCGTTGGAAGATCTCGCCCCTGAATATCAAACGTTTTTTAAAGAAGAATTGAATTTGGATATAACGCGGGACGAGGCTCTTTTTGATTTGCGCAATCACCCTGTTTTCACCCTTGACGAGCAAAAAGTCATGTTCAATGATAAAAATCAAACAAGCGTGGTTTATGATTGGTTAAACGAAATTGTGGAGTTTTACAAGGCGAATAACGGTGTCATGACGGAAACGAAAGAGAAACTCAATGCGCTTGACCCGACGTGGATCAACCAAATTCAGTAA
- a CDS encoding M20/M25/M40 family metallo-hydrolase, whose product MAMHAKIIEDFFSDKEAQMLNMLEHIVNLCSFTGDREGVEKVGRYLMDFLSAHGFYTKQIEKTEIPENEAWLNTHCDPFVAKSHPFDSEAGIVLAGHLDTVFPRAYCRERRFRIDFEKDRAYGPGVADMKAGLIANIFAALALKENNLLVCPITLAFSTDEELGSPVSSRAIKQYAAGARAAINAEPGGIGGFVTLSRKGSGHITLNVKGKSAHAGRNYQDGASAILELAHKTLEIDKFLDISKSITVNTGLVEGGISANSVAPAASSKIHITYQTREQGEELVKNIRTVANSVFIEGTETEMTGGLRLYPLERSEKGDMLFELAREAGKCFGMELRGQHYESASDSGFYSSVLNIPTICCMGPEGDNIHTPDEYLIPSTILKRSKCIALTALYAARKFKKPCSSEFH is encoded by the coding sequence ATGGCTATGCATGCGAAAATAATCGAAGATTTTTTTTCTGATAAGGAAGCGCAGATGCTCAATATGCTGGAGCATATTGTTAATTTGTGTTCCTTTACCGGTGACAGGGAAGGGGTTGAAAAGGTCGGGCGGTATTTAATGGATTTTCTTTCCGCCCATGGTTTTTATACGAAGCAAATTGAAAAAACGGAAATTCCGGAAAACGAGGCATGGCTCAATACGCATTGTGATCCGTTTGTTGCAAAATCCCATCCCTTTGATTCGGAGGCGGGAATTGTTCTTGCGGGACATCTTGATACGGTTTTTCCCCGTGCATATTGCAGGGAGCGCAGGTTTAGGATTGATTTTGAAAAGGATAGGGCTTACGGTCCCGGAGTCGCGGATATGAAAGCGGGATTGATTGCGAATATCTTTGCGGCTCTGGCATTGAAAGAAAACAATTTGCTTGTTTGCCCGATTACCTTAGCTTTTTCAACAGATGAAGAACTTGGCTCTCCGGTTTCCTCACGGGCGATAAAACAATATGCCGCAGGGGCGAGGGCAGCTATCAATGCCGAACCCGGTGGCATCGGCGGTTTTGTAACCCTTTCCCGCAAAGGGTCCGGGCATATCACATTAAATGTAAAAGGAAAGTCTGCGCATGCCGGAAGGAATTATCAGGACGGCGCCTCGGCTATTTTGGAATTAGCCCATAAAACCCTTGAGATTGATAAATTTCTCGACATTTCTAAAAGCATTACTGTCAATACGGGACTTGTCGAGGGGGGAATATCTGCAAATTCCGTTGCTCCCGCGGCGAGTTCCAAAATCCATATCACCTATCAAACCCGCGAACAAGGGGAAGAGCTTGTTAAAAATATTCGGACTGTCGCCAATTCGGTTTTTATTGAGGGAACAGAAACGGAAATGACGGGCGGTTTGCGTTTATATCCATTGGAGCGGAGCGAAAAAGGGGATATGTTATTTGAATTGGCAAGAGAAGCGGGAAAATGTTTCGGAATGGAACTGCGGGGACAGCATTATGAAAGCGCTTCGGATTCCGGTTTTTATTCCTCTGTTTTAAATATTCCCACAATTTGCTGTATGGGACCGGAAGGGGACAACATCCATACGCCGGATGAATATTTAATCCCCTCAACCATTTTAAAACGGAGCAAATGCATTGCATTGACCGCCTTATATGCCGCTCGGAAATTTAAAAAGCCATGCAGCAGTGAATTTCATTGA
- a CDS encoding Crp/Fnr family transcriptional regulator, with translation MENQWYWKNKDFFEAFDAQKEKFLRVSQKMEIDKNTMIFFEEDLGDCCFYLSKGLVRIFSVSDSGKEPIFFLRRQGDLFGLSEVLGNVPRKANAQALTSCELYKIHSAELEKLLKEDYLLARRIISLLGARVRYLGDYVSNLMTCTVKIRLVKVFIALIYDSIPSAEDWNNPVTIPIKISQEQLASMTGSTQPTISDLLQELQKDGIITIARKQVCVCKPYMLLNIIESCEI, from the coding sequence ATGGAAAACCAATGGTATTGGAAGAATAAGGATTTTTTTGAAGCGTTTGACGCTCAGAAAGAGAAGTTTTTGCGTGTTTCCCAAAAAATGGAAATAGATAAAAATACGATGATATTTTTTGAAGAGGATTTGGGGGATTGTTGTTTTTATCTGTCAAAAGGTTTGGTGAGAATTTTCAGTGTTTCGGATTCAGGAAAAGAGCCTATTTTTTTCCTGCGCAGGCAGGGGGATTTGTTCGGATTGTCGGAAGTTTTGGGAAATGTGCCGCGTAAGGCGAACGCACAGGCTTTAACAAGCTGCGAATTGTATAAAATACACAGTGCCGAATTGGAAAAATTATTAAAAGAAGATTATCTGCTGGCCCGGCGGATCATATCCTTATTAGGTGCGAGGGTGCGGTATTTGGGAGATTATGTCAGTAATTTAATGACGTGCACGGTTAAAATACGACTGGTTAAAGTATTCATTGCATTAATTTATGACAGCATCCCTTCCGCCGAGGATTGGAATAATCCCGTTACGATACCTATTAAAATTTCACAGGAACAGCTTGCTTCCATGACCGGCTCGACGCAGCCGACCATTTCTGATTTATTGCAGGAACTACAAAAGGACGGAATCATAACGATAGCAAGAAAGCAAGTTTGCGTGTGTAAACCGTATATGCTTTTAAATATTATCGAATCGTGCGAAATATGA